Proteins from a single region of Pseudopedobacter saltans DSM 12145:
- a CDS encoding phosphoribosylanthranilate isomerase, which yields MKVKICGMKYERNIAEVSALSPDFMGFIFYPKSKRFVGLDFERQHIQNIDPRIRKVAVFVNAHVNEVVEFSRIYGISTVQLHGDESPEFCTEIKKEGFSIIKAFGVDENFDFESLKAFEDVVDFFLFDTKTINYGGSGKTFGWDILNKYQLSKPFFLSGGLDVENLEKARELNHSQLYAVDLNSKFEIEPGIKNVELLEKALKNIRE from the coding sequence ATGAAGGTTAAGATTTGTGGGATGAAGTATGAAAGAAATATTGCTGAAGTTTCAGCCCTGTCTCCGGATTTTATGGGATTTATCTTTTATCCAAAATCAAAAAGATTTGTAGGGCTCGATTTCGAAAGACAGCATATACAAAATATCGATCCGCGGATAAGAAAAGTAGCAGTCTTTGTAAATGCACATGTAAATGAAGTAGTGGAATTTAGCAGAATATATGGAATTTCCACCGTTCAATTACATGGAGATGAAAGTCCCGAGTTTTGTACAGAAATTAAGAAAGAGGGATTTTCTATTATCAAAGCTTTTGGTGTTGATGAAAATTTTGATTTCGAAAGTCTGAAAGCTTTCGAAGATGTAGTTGATTTCTTTTTGTTCGATACAAAAACAATAAATTACGGAGGTTCAGGTAAAACATTTGGCTGGGATATTTTAAACAAATACCAGCTAAGCAAACCTTTCTTCCTGAGCGGTGGACTAGATGTTGAAAACCTGGAAAAGGCCAGGGAATTGAATCATTCACAACTATATGCTGTTGATCTGAATTCGAAATTTGAAATAGAACCGGGAATAAAAAATGTAGAACTGCTTGAAAAAGCATTAAAAAATATAAGAGAATAA
- a CDS encoding YdeI/OmpD-associated family protein, whose protein sequence is MNTLEVLIEKFKEKGEKTNWSYVFIPAEFANTLKPDNKKSFRIKGSIDNVAIKGIALLPYGNGDFIIPINQKLRKDLGKADGDKVLLMLEEDREFKMTIPADLMDCLQDEEHLLQNFYAMAKSHQNYFIKWIQEAKTMDTRVKRISQTVTAMDNKWSYSEMTRFFKK, encoded by the coding sequence ATGAATACATTAGAAGTCCTTATCGAAAAATTTAAAGAAAAAGGAGAGAAGACAAATTGGTCCTATGTATTTATCCCTGCAGAATTTGCTAACACTTTAAAACCGGATAATAAGAAATCTTTTCGGATTAAGGGAAGTATAGATAATGTTGCTATCAAAGGAATAGCTCTGTTGCCCTATGGAAACGGAGATTTTATTATCCCGATAAATCAAAAGCTAAGAAAAGATCTTGGTAAAGCAGATGGAGATAAAGTATTATTGATGCTTGAAGAAGATAGGGAATTTAAGATGACGATTCCTGCAGATTTGATGGACTGTTTACAGGATGAGGAACATTTGCTGCAAAACTTTTATGCAATGGCCAAATCACATCAGAATTATTTTATTAAATGGATACAGGAAGCTAAAACAATGGATACAAGAGTAAAACGCATATCTCAGACAGTAACAGCGATGGATAATAAATGGTCTTATTCCGAAATGACTAGATTTTTTAAAAAATGA
- a CDS encoding alpha/beta hydrolase, translating to MDKSRINKGLLEILEHVPNLNIPHDVFKNNPQQIRAQRRQIIQKTLKKAPENIEVENITIKGSKESHQVSIRTYSKNGLINAPVLLYFHSGGFVVGEPEQMDAAIFKLLSLIDYVVISVNYRKAPEHPFPAAVEDAFAALYWIYTKAEQILSLDRTKIVVAGASAGGNIAAALTLMSRDYNGPEISYQVLIYPAITPATGTSSKQEFTDSPVWDSINSNIGWIHYLGEQTVADPENVSPYANLLNASLDRLPPAFITVCGLDPLRDEGIDYAKKPLTAKVPVSLEVIPDAVHVFDAFPCKLSDRFFAKQVELYNSLFKV from the coding sequence ATGGATAAATCGCGGATAAATAAAGGATTGCTGGAAATATTGGAACATGTTCCAAATCTGAATATACCGCATGACGTATTCAAAAATAATCCCCAACAGATCAGGGCGCAAAGACGTCAGATAATACAAAAAACACTAAAGAAGGCACCTGAAAATATTGAAGTTGAAAATATAACGATTAAAGGAAGTAAAGAAAGTCATCAAGTAAGTATCCGTACTTATAGTAAAAATGGGTTGATAAATGCTCCTGTTTTGCTTTATTTTCATTCGGGAGGTTTTGTTGTAGGAGAGCCGGAACAGATGGACGCAGCAATTTTCAAGTTGTTGTCTTTGATAGATTATGTCGTTATCTCAGTAAATTACAGAAAAGCACCAGAACATCCTTTCCCCGCTGCTGTAGAAGATGCCTTTGCTGCATTATATTGGATTTATACAAAAGCCGAACAGATCTTATCTCTGGATAGGACTAAGATTGTGGTTGCCGGAGCGAGTGCCGGGGGTAATATTGCTGCAGCTTTAACGTTAATGTCCCGCGATTATAACGGTCCTGAAATCAGTTACCAGGTTTTAATTTATCCTGCTATTACTCCGGCAACAGGTACCTCGTCCAAACAAGAATTTACAGACAGCCCGGTATGGGATAGTATTAACTCCAATATCGGTTGGATACATTATTTGGGCGAACAAACAGTTGCCGATCCGGAAAACGTATCGCCGTACGCTAATTTGCTAAATGCTTCTCTGGATAGACTACCTCCGGCTTTTATTACAGTATGTGGTTTAGACCCGCTAAGGGACGAGGGAATTGACTATGCAAAGAAACCGCTGACAGCGAAAGTTCCCGTAAGCTTGGAAGTAATACCGGATGCCGTTCATGTTTTCGATGCTTTTCCATGTAAACTCTCCGACCGATTCTTCGCTAAACAGGTAGAATTATACAATAGCCTTTTCAAGGTATAA
- a CDS encoding SDR family oxidoreductase: protein MDLKNKVVLITGASSGIGKSLAEEFASRGANVVLGARQYVKLCEISDDIIKKYGVKSLAIQLDVTNEEDCQNFINQAVYSMGSIDVLVNNAGISMRALFNDLDLEVLKQIMDINFWGTVYCTKYALPELLKSKGSVIGVSSIAGYKGLPGRTGYSASKFAMNGFLESLRVENLKTGLHVMTACPGFTASNIRNVALNKNAVSQGETSMDEGKMMTSEEVAKIIVNGLQKRKRDLIMTGQGKLTVFLQKFLPSVLDKLVYNVFAKEKDPLIK, encoded by the coding sequence ATGGACTTAAAAAATAAAGTTGTTTTAATAACAGGAGCATCCAGCGGAATAGGGAAATCTTTGGCGGAAGAGTTTGCAAGCCGTGGAGCAAATGTAGTCTTGGGAGCGAGACAATATGTAAAGCTTTGTGAGATATCTGATGATATCATTAAAAAATATGGAGTAAAATCATTAGCTATACAATTGGATGTGACTAATGAAGAAGATTGTCAAAATTTTATAAATCAGGCTGTTTATTCGATGGGGAGCATTGACGTTTTGGTTAATAATGCCGGAATATCAATGCGGGCTTTATTCAATGATTTGGATTTAGAGGTACTGAAACAGATAATGGATATCAATTTCTGGGGAACTGTTTATTGTACAAAATATGCGTTGCCAGAACTACTAAAATCTAAAGGCTCGGTTATAGGTGTATCTTCAATAGCGGGATATAAAGGTTTGCCGGGAAGAACCGGGTACTCAGCATCGAAATTTGCAATGAATGGCTTTCTGGAATCTCTTAGGGTAGAGAATCTGAAAACTGGTTTGCATGTAATGACAGCTTGTCCCGGATTTACAGCATCAAATATCCGAAATGTCGCTTTGAATAAAAATGCCGTTTCGCAGGGAGAAACCAGTATGGATGAAGGTAAAATGATGACATCGGAAGAAGTGGCAAAAATAATTGTAAACGGATTACAGAAGAGAAAGCGCGATTTGATTATGACGGGACAAGGCAAGCTGACCGTTTTTCTGCAGAAATTTTTACCGTCTGTACTGGATAAATTAGTTTATAACGTTTTTGCAAAAGAAAAAGATCCTCTGATAAAGTAG
- the recR gene encoding recombination mediator RecR, translating to MNFSSKLLENAVEEFSKLPGVGKKTALRLVLHLLKNSSAEVHQFSNSLTTLKDNIKYCQKCHNISDNNVCEICLSPKRDSTIICVVEDTRDVMAIENTHQYQGLYHVLNGLISPMDGIGPADLTIESLLERIKSGEIQEIIFALSATMEGDTTIFYLHKKLKDFNIKISTIARGIAFGGEIEYADEITLGRSIATRVPYENTLMK from the coding sequence ATGAATTTTTCCTCTAAACTATTAGAGAACGCAGTTGAAGAGTTTTCCAAATTGCCCGGAGTAGGTAAGAAAACAGCTTTACGTTTGGTGCTTCATTTACTGAAAAATAGCTCGGCTGAAGTGCATCAATTCAGTAACAGTCTCACTACGCTAAAAGACAATATTAAATATTGTCAGAAATGCCACAATATTTCTGATAATAATGTGTGCGAAATCTGCCTTTCACCAAAAAGAGATTCCACAATAATCTGTGTGGTAGAAGATACGAGGGATGTAATGGCTATAGAAAATACGCACCAATATCAGGGATTATATCATGTATTAAATGGCCTGATTTCGCCTATGGATGGCATTGGCCCGGCAGATTTGACAATAGAATCTCTCTTGGAGAGAATAAAATCAGGAGAGATCCAGGAAATTATTTTTGCCCTTAGTGCGACAATGGAAGGCGATACTACCATTTTCTACCTGCATAAAAAATTGAAAGATTTTAATATTAAAATAAGCACAATTGCAAGGGGAATTGCTTTCGGGGGAGAAATAGAATATGCAGATGAAATAACTCTTGGAAGATCTATTGCAACCAGAGTACCTTACGAAAACACCCTCATGAAATAA
- a CDS encoding LysR substrate-binding domain-containing protein — MFDFRLKVFHLVAKRLNFTKAAEELYITQPAVSKHIHEIEVFYGTKLFERNGTRIKLTAAGKILAQYTDQLNHIYRNIESDLAALDKNVKGSLKIGASTTVSQYFLPKQLAIFKQKFPDINIELNSNNTEIIENLLLEGKIDVGIVEGQSKRQNLKYTAIVKDELVLCASTKNDVIKKNTFSLNDLKKIPLLIREPGSGSLEVVSSALKEKGIRFSDLYIEMVLDGIESIKSYLLNSDTFAFLSIHAIYKELKSNELKIIDVKDLNIERNFYFITQQGDSASIKELFLKSLISNNF, encoded by the coding sequence ATGTTCGATTTCAGATTAAAAGTATTCCATCTTGTTGCAAAGAGACTCAACTTTACCAAAGCTGCAGAGGAGCTTTATATTACACAACCTGCTGTCAGTAAACATATCCATGAAATTGAAGTATTTTACGGGACTAAATTATTTGAGCGCAATGGAACACGGATCAAACTGACTGCGGCAGGCAAAATTCTTGCACAATACACTGATCAGTTAAATCATATCTACAGAAATATAGAATCTGATTTGGCCGCACTGGATAAAAACGTAAAGGGTAGCCTTAAAATTGGAGCAAGTACCACTGTATCACAATATTTCTTACCTAAACAGCTGGCTATTTTTAAGCAAAAATTTCCTGATATTAATATCGAACTCAATAGTAACAATACCGAAATTATAGAAAACCTACTTCTGGAAGGTAAAATAGACGTTGGCATTGTTGAAGGTCAGTCCAAAAGGCAAAACCTAAAATATACAGCTATTGTAAAAGATGAACTGGTACTTTGCGCAAGCACTAAAAATGATGTAATAAAAAAGAACACCTTCAGCCTGAACGATCTTAAAAAAATCCCATTGTTAATCAGAGAACCTGGTTCGGGATCCTTGGAAGTTGTAAGTTCCGCCTTAAAAGAAAAAGGCATCAGGTTTAGTGATCTTTATATAGAAATGGTACTCGATGGTATTGAAAGCATTAAAAGCTATCTTTTAAATTCAGATACCTTTGCATTTCTGTCTATACATGCGATTTATAAAGAGTTAAAAAGTAATGAATTGAAAATTATCGACGTAAAGGACCTGAATATCGAAAGAAATTTTTATTTCATTACACAGCAGGGCGACTCAGCCTCCATTAAAGAACTATTTTTAAAATCGCTTATTTCTAATAACTTTTAG
- a CDS encoding LOG family protein, which produces MVNDDKIRSAFENKTWQEIKVTDSWQIFKIMAEFVDGFEKLAKIGPCVSIFGSARTSHDNKYYQMAVKIGELLTERGYGVITGGGPGIMEAGNKGAFEAGGKSVGLNIELPFEQFHNRYIDRDKLMEFDYFFVRKVMFMKYSQGYIVLPGGFGTLDELFEAITLIQTGKIARFPIVLVGSDYWKGLLDWVEQTILKEKNISPEDLNLYRIVDTAEEAAEHIFRFYDKYVLKPNF; this is translated from the coding sequence ATGGTTAATGACGATAAAATAAGAAGTGCTTTTGAAAATAAAACATGGCAAGAGATTAAGGTTACCGATTCGTGGCAAATCTTCAAAATTATGGCCGAATTCGTGGATGGATTCGAAAAATTAGCAAAGATAGGCCCCTGCGTTTCCATATTTGGTTCTGCAAGAACTTCCCATGATAACAAATATTATCAGATGGCTGTAAAGATCGGCGAACTATTAACTGAAAGAGGCTATGGGGTGATTACAGGAGGCGGCCCCGGAATTATGGAAGCAGGAAATAAAGGAGCCTTCGAAGCTGGGGGGAAATCTGTTGGATTAAATATTGAATTGCCTTTTGAACAGTTTCACAACAGATATATAGACAGGGACAAATTAATGGAATTTGATTATTTTTTTGTTCGCAAGGTAATGTTTATGAAATATTCGCAGGGATACATCGTATTACCTGGTGGCTTTGGTACTTTGGATGAACTTTTTGAAGCCATCACTCTTATCCAAACCGGTAAAATTGCCAGATTCCCTATTGTTCTTGTCGGATCTGACTATTGGAAAGGTCTGCTTGATTGGGTGGAGCAAACAATCTTAAAGGAAAAGAATATTAGTCCAGAAGATTTAAACCTGTACCGTATTGTGGATACAGCCGAAGAAGCAGCGGAACATATCTTCAGATTCTATGATAAATATGTACTTAAACCCAATTTTTAG
- the trpD gene encoding anthranilate phosphoribosyltransferase: protein MKQILNTLFEHKTFTREQSKEILTKMTSGAFNESQMTAFITAYCMRNITIEELSGFRDAMLELSLQVDLNKEFNLIDLCGTGGDGKDTFNISTLASFVVAGAGYHVAKHGNYGVSSGCGSSNVMEYLGYKFTNDMSALHKSLDQAGICFLHAPLFHPAMKNVAPIRKALGIKTFFNMLGPMINPAKPQNQIVGVFSLELARLYAYLYQQSNTNYTILHALEGYDEVSLTCDFKVFSNGGEKIYQIESLGFEKIDPSTIAGGSTVEDSASIFQDVLNNQATTEQNNVVLVNAALAINTMEPGLSFADCYYKAEESLLSGNAKKSFNKLISISN from the coding sequence ATGAAACAGATATTAAACACACTATTCGAACATAAGACTTTTACTCGCGAACAGTCTAAAGAAATTCTGACGAAAATGACCTCAGGAGCATTTAATGAAAGCCAGATGACGGCTTTTATTACCGCATATTGTATGAGGAACATCACTATAGAAGAACTTTCTGGTTTTAGGGACGCTATGCTCGAGCTAAGCCTTCAGGTAGATTTGAATAAGGAGTTTAACCTGATAGATCTTTGCGGTACAGGCGGAGACGGCAAGGACACTTTTAATATTTCCACGCTGGCTTCTTTTGTTGTTGCAGGAGCTGGATATCATGTTGCTAAACACGGTAATTACGGGGTTTCCTCGGGTTGTGGATCGTCTAACGTAATGGAATATCTGGGCTATAAGTTTACGAACGATATGAGCGCGCTGCATAAGAGCCTCGATCAGGCTGGAATCTGTTTCTTACATGCTCCATTATTTCATCCGGCTATGAAAAATGTAGCTCCAATAAGAAAAGCGTTGGGGATAAAAACATTTTTCAATATGTTGGGACCGATGATTAATCCGGCCAAACCACAGAACCAAATAGTAGGTGTATTTAGTCTAGAGTTAGCGAGATTATACGCTTATCTATATCAGCAATCTAATACAAATTACACCATTCTTCATGCACTGGAAGGATACGACGAAGTTTCTTTAACCTGCGACTTCAAAGTCTTTTCTAATGGCGGAGAGAAAATTTATCAGATAGAATCTCTGGGTTTTGAAAAGATAGATCCTTCAACCATAGCCGGAGGGTCTACCGTGGAAGATTCAGCCAGTATTTTTCAGGATGTATTGAATAATCAGGCAACAACAGAACAAAATAATGTGGTTTTAGTAAATGCGGCTTTGGCGATTAATACCATGGAGCCGGGTTTATCATTTGCCGATTGTTATTATAAGGCAGAGGAGTCGTTACTATCCGGTAATGCCAAAAAGTCATTTAATAAATTAATATCAATTTCAAACTAG
- a CDS encoding YMGG-like glycine zipper-containing protein produces MKKLIVIMGLAAGVSACSGNANNSPGSHNTFTIKDSVKIIRDSLKLDSFERAEAAKKEEALKERELEQARAEGRASATKNVTVVNHTPAAATSSGTATAQQQKKGWSAAAKGAAIGAGAGAVTGILIDKKDGRGAAIGGVLGAGTGYLIGRKKDKESGRAK; encoded by the coding sequence ATGAAAAAGTTAATAGTAATAATGGGTTTAGCTGCCGGAGTTTCGGCTTGTTCTGGCAATGCTAATAATTCGCCGGGGTCGCATAACACATTTACGATTAAAGATTCGGTAAAAATTATTAGAGACAGTTTAAAACTGGATAGTTTTGAACGCGCAGAAGCCGCAAAAAAAGAAGAAGCTTTAAAAGAGCGGGAATTGGAACAGGCAAGGGCTGAAGGTAGAGCCAGTGCGACAAAAAACGTGACAGTAGTTAATCATACCCCAGCTGCGGCAACAAGCAGTGGTACGGCTACTGCTCAGCAACAAAAGAAAGGTTGGAGCGCTGCGGCTAAAGGTGCGGCAATTGGCGCTGGTGCCGGAGCCGTAACAGGTATCCTGATAGATAAAAAAGATGGTAGAGGAGCAGCAATAGGTGGTGTGTTGGGAGCCGGAACAGGTTATCTTATCGGAAGGAAGAAAGATAAAGAGAGCGGAAGAGCTAAATAA
- a CDS encoding LEA type 2 family protein — protein MKKIWIALAMLITITACGVNRQTREIKALGKCKYDLKSIDSIYVAGVALNKIINQNTIDLSAAPGIALGLLRKNIPFEGRVNLAIDNPTTNKASINQFEYIVLLQQKQLAEGVVNQKVSVGAGESVVVPVTLKANVYELLTNGQLEDTFRALKSDKEDVGLLTIKIKPVIYVAGAAIKYPGYITIDKKISRSILL, from the coding sequence ATGAAAAAAATATGGATAGCGCTGGCAATGTTGATTACTATTACTGCTTGCGGAGTTAACAGACAAACAAGAGAGATTAAAGCTTTGGGAAAGTGTAAATACGATTTAAAATCAATAGACAGTATTTATGTAGCAGGAGTGGCTTTAAATAAGATTATCAATCAAAACACGATAGATTTATCGGCAGCACCAGGTATAGCGCTTGGGTTACTGCGTAAGAATATTCCATTCGAGGGACGGGTAAATTTGGCGATAGACAATCCAACTACCAATAAGGCGTCAATAAATCAATTCGAATACATCGTTTTGCTTCAACAAAAGCAATTAGCAGAAGGTGTGGTTAATCAAAAAGTAAGCGTAGGAGCTGGCGAATCTGTTGTGGTACCTGTAACACTGAAGGCCAATGTCTATGAACTTTTAACCAATGGCCAGCTCGAGGATACTTTTAGAGCATTAAAGTCTGATAAAGAAGACGTAGGTTTGCTTACTATTAAGATTAAGCCTGTTATTTATGTAGCAGGAGCTGCAATAAAATATCCCGGCTATATTACTATAGATAAGAAAATTAGCCGTTCTATTTTGCTTTAG